Sequence from the Maribellus comscasis genome:
GCCTGTCGGTAACGGGCGTTTGGGAGCAATGATTTATGGTGGAACAACATCTGACACCATCCAGTTTAATGAGGAGACACTTTGGAGCGGGCAGCCCCACAACTATTCTCACGAAGGTGCATACAACTACCTTGGAAAAATCAGACAGTTATTGTGGGATGGGAAACAGGCCGAAGCTGAGCAACTGGCAAACGAACATTTTATGTCAGAACCATTCGGACAGTTTTGTTACCAGCCCTTTGGGAAAATATTCTTGAATTTTCCCGGGCACGAAAATCCTGAAAACTATAAACGTCAGATTGACCTTCGCAATGCTCTTTCAACGGTCTTTTATGAATTGGATGGAGTTAGCTTTAAACGCGAAACTTTTGCTTCCAATCCCGATCAAGCAATCATAATTCATCTGGAAGCATCAAAAAACGGAGCGTTAAATTTTGCTGCAGGACTAAATTGCCCCCACGAAAATTATTCGGTTTCGATAGAAAACGACCAAATTATCCTTAAGGGAAAGGCAAATAATTATCCTAACAAATTAGGACGCGACGGGAAACCTTATCCGGAAAGTAAACTTATTTTTGAAGCCCGGCTGAAGGTTACAAACGAAGGGGGTGGAATTGTTAAAGACGGAAAAACATTAAAAGTGGCCAATGCCAGAAAAGCCACTCTTTATTTAGTAGCGGCAACAAGTTTTGTAAATTACAGCGACATCAGCGCAAATCCTTCGGAAAAATGCGATTCATATCTTTCAAATATTAACGGAAAATCATATGAAATGCTAAAGTCTTCTCACATTGAAGATTATCAAAAATTATTTAACCGTGTGGAACTGGATCTGGGAAGTTCTGAAATTTCAAAACGCCCTACCGACGAACGGCTGGCTACTTTCAAAGCAGATGAAGACCCTTCTTTGGTTTCGTTGTTGTACCAGTATGGAAGATATTTGCTGATTTCATCTTCACGACCGGGAACACAGCCCGCAAACCTGCAAGGCATCTGGAACGATAAAATAGCACCGCCGTGGGATAGTAAATACACGATTAATATTAACACCGAAATGAATTACTGGCCGGCTGAAATGACGAATCTTTCAGAATGCACCAATCCTTTAATTAAAATGGTTACCGAAATAGCGCAGACCGGTAAAAATGTGGCAAAAGAACATTATGATATGGATGGCTGGGTAACTCATCATAATACTGATATCTGGCGGGGAGCTGCCCCGATTAATAACTCAAACCATGGGATCTGGCCAACCGGAGGTGCATGGTTAAGTCAGCATTTGTGGTGGCATTATCAATTTAACGGTGATAAAGCTTTTCTGGGGAAAACCGCTTACCCTGTATTAAAAGAAGCGTCCCGCTTTTTTGCCGAATACCTGGTGCCGGATCCTCAACATCCGGAATGGCTGATTAGCGGACCAAGCAACAGCCCCGAACAAGGTGGTTTGGTAATGGGACCAACCATGGATCATCAGATTATCAGAGAATTGTTTGCCAACACGATAGAGGCTGCAAATATTCTTGGAGTCGATAATGATTTTGCCAAAATGTTAAAGGAAAAACGGGCTAAAATTGCGCCGAATCAGATTGGGCAGTACGGGCAGTTACAGGAGTGGCTGAAGGATGTTGATAATCCGGAAAATGAACACCGGCATGTTTCCCATTTGTGGGGTTTGCATCCCGGAAGTGAAATTCACCCCTTAACAACTCCCGATTTTGCCGATGCATGCAAAGTAACACTCTCGCAACGTGGCGACGGTGGAACGGGCTGGTCACGGGCATGGAAAATAAACTTTTGGGCGCGATTGCTCGATGGAGATCACTCCTTCCTTCTATTAAAAAACCTGATGGTTCCCTCAAAAAGTAAAGAAACCAATTATGAAGACCGGGGTGGTCTATACAACAACTTGTTTGATGCACATCCACCGTTTCAGATCGACGGGAATTTTGGCGCTACTTCAGGAACTACTGAAATGCTTTTGCAGTCGCACCTGCGCGATGAAAATGGTGATTTCTACCAAGACCTCCTCCCTGCACTTCCATCTGCACTTTCCTCCGGCAAAATAACGGGAATAAAAGGAAAAGGTGGTTTTGAATTTACAATCTCCTGGAAAGATGGCTCTCTTGTTTCTGCAGAAATAAAGTCTTTGCTCGGAAACAAACTAAATCTGCGTTATAAAGGAAAAATAATCTCAAAAAACACAAACGAAGGAGAAAGTTATACTTTTACCAAAGAAAATTTTTAATATGAAAGCGCTTGTTTTAGAAGAATATATGCAACTCAATTACAGGGATTTTGAAGAACCTGAGATTGAATCCAATGAAGTATTGGTACAAGTTAAAGCCTGTGGTATTTGCGGTAGCGATGTTCACGGAATGGATGGAAGCACGGGCCGCAGAAAACCACCATTAGTGATGGGACACGAAGCCTCCGGTACTATTGCAAAAACAGGAAAAGATGTTTCGGACTGGCAAGTTGGCGACCGGGTTACTTTTGATTCAACCATATACCAGCTCGAAGATTGGTACACGCGGAAAGGACGTTACAACCTGAGTGACAACCGGAAAGTTTTGGGTGTTTCGCCCGGAGAATACCGGAAGCATGGCGCTTTTGCAGAATATGTATCGGTGCCGGCGCATATTCTGTATAAAATCCCCGACAATGTTTCATTTGAACAGGCCGCGATGGTTGAACCGGTTGCAGTTGCAGCCCATGCTGTAAATATTTCAAAAATTCAACCCGGGGCCAGTGCCCTTGTTATTGGAGCCGGAATGGTAGGAATGTTTGTGCTTAATATGTTAAAAATTGCAGGAGCAAATCCCATAATCGCGCTGGACCTGGATGAAAATAAACTGGAGCTGGCGAAAGAATTTGGTGCAACTCATACTTTCAATACTTCTAAACCCGGTATTTCAGAAAAAATAAAGGAATTAACCAAAACCCGTGGTGCAGACTTTGGTTTTGAAGTGGTAGGAATTTCGGAAACTGTAAACCTTTGTATTAACAATTTGCGCAAAGGCGGAACAGCAGTTCTGGTTGGAAACCTGAAACCCGAAGTTACCATTCCCTTACAAAAAGTTGTTACAACAGAACTTTCGCTTTTGGGAAGCTGTGCCATAAATGGCGAGTATGAACTGGTGCTTGATTTGCTTGCTTCAGGTAAGATTAATGTGGACAAAATGATTTCAGCCAAGGCTCCTCTTTCCGAAGGAGCATTTTGGTTTAAACGGCTTTATAACAAAGAACCCGGACTAAATAAGGTAATTTTAGTCCCTTAAATTCTTCAAAATAAATCAAACATGAAAACATATCGTATCGCCATTCTCGGATGCGGAAAAGTAGCCCACTTACATGCCAAAGCGGTTCAAAACTTAAAAAATGCAAAACTTGCAGGTGTTTGGAGTCGTTCAAAAAATACAGCTGAAAAATTTGCGTCGGAATATAAGGTTCCGTTCTATTCTGAAATTGAGCCATTGATTAAAAACGAAAAAATAGATCTGACCATTATTTGTACTCCGCATCCTTTTCACCTTGAACCGGCAAAACTTGCGGCAAAAGCTGGTTCCCATATTCTTGTGGAAAAACCGCTCGCTTCCACTCTGGAAGATTCGGATGAAATGATAAAGACCTGTAAAAATGCCGGCGTTAAACTTGGAGTAATAAGCCAGCGGCGTTGGTACGAACCCGTGAAACGGGTAAAAGATGCGATTGATGCCGGCAAACTGGGAAAACCGGTTTTTGGAACCATAAATATGTTGGGCTGGCGGGATGAAGCGTATTACGAAGCCGACGAATGGCGTGGCACCTGGAAAATGGAAGGAGGCGGTGTTTTGGTTAACCAGGCACCTCATCAGCTGGATATTTTGCTCTGGTATATGGGCGAAATTGATGAAGTTTACGGATTGTGGCGCAACCTAAATCATCCCTATATAGAAGTAGAAGATACTGCGGTTGCGATTATCAAATTTAAAAACGGCGGTATTGGAAACATCATTGTAAGCAATTCGCAAAAACCAGGAATTTATGGAAAGGTACATGTACATGGCGAAAATGGAGCTTCAGCAGGTGTTCAAACCGATGGCGGAGCTATGTTTATTGCTGGAATGTCGGGAATTCAGGAGCCGCCGGTAAACGATATCTGGTCGGTGCCGGGCGAAGAAAAATTGATGGAGAAATGGAAAAGCGAAGACTCTGCCTTTTTTAACAGCGTGGACCCAACGATATATTATATGGAGCGGCAAATTGAAGATTTTATCCAAGCTATTGAAAATAAACGCGAACCCCTGGTAACGGGAGAAGACGGCCGAAGAACCGTTGAACTTTTTACTGCAATTTACCGCTCAACACGCGACAACAAACCAGTAAAATTTCCTCTCCATCCCGAAGGTGAAGATGACCTGGATGGAAGGCTAAAAAAATAATTACTGTTGAACCTTTATTTCGCTGCTTTCCGTCTGCAAACAAACAATATTGTTCCTCTGCTCCAGTTTGGAATTAATCATTAACATTCCCGCCACTACCAAGGTAGCAACAAGCGCTATTACAAAATAAGCTTTTGAATCTACATCAAATCCGTCGATAAATTTTTGAATTGAATTGCGTCCCATCTTCCCTCACCTTTAAATCATCATCAAATACAAAAATAAAGGAAAATAAACTTTTAACTAGCTAATTTTCATGTCTTTTTGAACAAAAATGTCCCAGAAAGAGAAAAATGTCAGTTTGAAGTCTAAAATATTTATGGATATCACCGCCTAAGCCGAAGTGGTTTTCTGTGGCGGGCAAAATCATCTGTCCATTTGCTTTCAGTTTCAATCGTAAAAATACTAAAGAGGCGATACTAATTATTTTTATCTTAAACAAAAAGGGTGGCTCAACAGCCACCCTTATTTTACCCAAACATTAATACAATTTTGCATTAATTAATTTTAGTAAATCGGAATAGTAGAAATTATTTTAAAACCTCAATTATTCAGGCAAATAAAATTTACCTTTTTAATACAATTACATTCGTCTCTTTATGCTAGTTTGTTTTGATTAGCCGAATGACCCTTTATCGAACTTTTCAAAGTGATTGAATGGTAGATTTTCAAATTTTCGATACAAAATTAAATGTGTGCGTTTACAAAATATAGATGAGAAATTTTGAAAAACCCGATACTTAAAGAACCATTTCTTTTAACCAAATTTGATAATTTTAAAACTCAGATTAAAACCAAATTTAAAGATTGATTTTATTTCCAATTTTGTGCAAACCCAGTTCGACAACCCTATATCAACATTTTGTCAGTGATTAACCAATCTATTTTGTAATTAAACTTTGTTATTTGTGAATGACTAATTGCCTAAAGCATGTTTGAAATTTGGACTGTCGTTAACCAATTTTACTGTCAGTAATAACCTGTGTTTTTCATTTTATCTGCTATCATAATCAAATGTTTTAAAATGTTTTCAATGTCAATTTATGTCAAAAAAAAATAAAACACAAAGATATCTTTATCTTTTTGCAAATAAATCAAAAACTAGTTGAAAAAACATTCATAAATAACTGAAAAAGAAATAGTTATGTCTATTCTAATTATTCTAATTATTCTATCTTTTCCAGATTTATTTTTAGAAACTACTTTGATTAAACATCATTTCCCCATTATGATAAATTGTCTTTTGTATGAAAATTTTGTGATGAAAATCCGGCAGAATTTTTACCATATTTTGAGGGGGAAATACTGAATTCTTTTTTGAACTGAACACTAAAATATTTAGGATCATTAAATCCGGTTTTATATGCAACTTCTGAAACATTTAACTGCCCCCTTGTCAGGAGTCGCGCAGCCCTTTTCAAACGAAGAATCCGAATAAATTCAAGAGGAGTACTTCCGGTTAAGGCCACAATTTTATTATACAACTGCATTCTGCTGATTGCCATTTCCTTGCTAAACTCAGCTACAGTAAACTCCGGATTTCCCATTTGTTCTTCCATGATATCAAAAGCCTTTTTCATAAATTTTTCGTCGAGGGATGTGATGCTAATATCCTTAGGTTCAATTTCTACCTTTGTATTAAAAACCTTCCGTATGTTTTGTTTCAATTGGACCAGGTTTTCAATTTTTGCCTTTAAAATATCCAAATTAAAAGGTTTTAAAATGTAATCATCGGCGCCACTCTTTAAGCCCTCCAGTTTTTGTTGTTCCGAGGTTTTGGCCGTTAAAAAAATAAAAGGAATATGACTGGTAATTTTATCGCTTTTTACTCTTTTACAAAATTCTATGCCATCCATTACCGGCATCATAATATCGCTTAAAATTATATCCGGAAGTTTAATATTTAACTGCGCCAAAGCGTGTTTTCCATTTTCAGCCTCAACTATTTCGTATTCGTCACTAAGGTTTTCCTTCAGGTATTTCCTCAAATCCAGATTATCTTCAACTATTAATATAACAGGATTTTGTTCGGATATGATTTTCTCTCTTCGAAGAACGGGTTCTTTTTGATTAACTGAAAATTTAATTTCTTCTGTTTTCCCGTAAAAAATATGATTTGAAATGTTCCCGTCATTTTTAATCGGCAATTTCACCGTAAAACTGGTTCCTATACCTTGCGCACTGTCAACTTTAATTATCCCGTCATGAAGCGTTACATATTCTTTTGTTAATGCCAAACCAATCCCTGACCCCTGACTTCCAAAATTATCCTGATTTTCAGCCTGATAAAAACGATTAAAGATTTTACCAATGTTGTCGGGGTGAATTCCGATACCATTATCTTTTACTTTTATTATCAGATTTGCTCCTGTTTGAGCCGGCATATCATTCTGAATCTCCTCCAATTCAAGCTGTACAATAACCAACCCGCTCACATGAGTATATTTAAAAGCATTTGAAAGCAGATTGTAAAGAATTTTCTCGAGTTTCTCTTTATCAAACATCATGTTAAATTCCCTGAGGTTTGTGACCAGACGAAGTTCAATATTTTTATTTTCACTTAAATCGTTAAACGAAGCAACCACACTGGAAATAAATTCCACTATATTTCCCCAGGAAGGATTAAACGCGAGCCCCTGATTTTCCATTTTTCGAAAATCAAGCAATTGGTTTATCAACGCCATTAATTTTTTAGCGTTCTGATAAATATGCTCAAGGTATTTTTCCTCGGGAAGATTTTTAAATTTTGGGAGTAACTTTTCAACCGGAGAAAGAATCAAACTTAACGGGGTTCTGAACTCATGAGAAATGTTTGTGAAGAATTTTAATTTCATCAAATCAAGTTCGTGTATTCGTTTTGCTTCTTCGCGTTCCATTTCCAATTCAACCTTAAGCCTTTCCCTGTTCAGAATCATAAATCGTAATCCCAAAAGCAAAAGAAGGAACAGGACAGCGTATCCGAGCAAAGCATACCAGGTTTTCCAGAACGGAGGCAAAACTTTAATATTCAAAGAAATACCCTCCTCATTCCAGGTACCATCTTCGTTAGATCCTTTAACACGCAAAATATAGTCGCCATTGTTCAAATTCGTAAATGTTGCAAAGTTGGCCGTGCCATCTGTTTCAAACCAGTTTTCATTAAATCCCTCCAGCTGGTAACGGTATTTATTTTTTTCCGGATGAATGTAAGTTAACGCTGCAAATTCAATTGTGAACAGGTTCTCGGAATATTTTAATACAATTTCGTCAACGGCGTCAACCGGGCTGGGAAGAATAACCCGGTTGTCAAATACCTCTCCCGGACTTACCGGATTATTAAATATCTTCAGGTTGGTAAAAACCAATTTAGGAGTTGAAAGGTCTGGTTTTATTTCGTTTGGCTTAAAAATATTTATTCCGTTTACCCCGGCAAAAATCAATTCACCATCGTTTGTTTTTAATGAGGCGTGCTCAGAGAATTCACGCCCCTGCAATCCATCTGTTTCATCAAAATTCATAATCTCTGTAGTAAAAGTCGAGTCGTTTATGACATTTGAAAATGAGATTCTTGAAATTCCGGCAGAACTGCTCACCCACAAATTTCCCTGGTCATCCTCTAATATCCTCTTTACCGATTTGGGCAACAAGTTCTTGAATTGGTTGAGCAAAAGATAATGGTTGGATTCAGGATCAAACTTTATCAATCCTTGTTCGCTGCATAGCCAGTGCCAACCGCGGCTGTCCTCAAAACTCGAAATAACGGGGCCGAAGTTTATTGGTATTTTATCAGAAAAACTATTAAAATAAACATCAATATTCTTTTCGAAAGGATTGTATATCGACAAACCATCTGAGGTTGAAATCCAAAGTCTTTTTTGGTGGTCGCTTGCAATATGATTTACATAATTGCCGGAAAGGTTTGAATTCTCAGAATCATAGCGAACAAAAGAATCGTTTCCGGGATCGTAAAGATTTAAGCCCCCCCCAAGTGTACCTATCCAAATATTCTGGTTGCTGTCTTCCGTAACATACCATATCCGGTCATCGGAAATACTGGTTGAGTCACTTACACTGTGTTTATATATGGTAAACTCACCTGTTTTCGGATTGTATTTGTTCAATCCGCCATAATAAGTACCAATCCACATATTTTTCGTATGATCTTCAAACAGAGAAACAACTACATTGCTGGTTAATCCGTTAATACCTGTATTTTCAACCGTTATAAATTGAAACTTTCCCGTCTTTCTGTCAAGTACATTGATCCCTGCTCCATTGGTTCCAATCCAAATATCCCCATTCGAACGTTCGATACAACAATTGATATCATTTAAATTCAAAGAATTCTTATTATCCGGATCGTTTTGAATTAGGCGAAATTTCTTTGAACTTTGTTTATAATAATCGAGCCCTTTTTTATAAGTCCCTACCCAAACAATATTGTCATTGTCAATATACAAACTGTGCAATCCATTTGTGGAAATATTCTTTGTGTCTCCTGTTTTAAACAAAATGTTTTGAATGGAATCTTCCCCTTTATCGTAAAGGTATAAACCTGCGCCATCTGTTGCAATCCATACAATTCCGTTCTCATCTTCCTGAATTCCTGAAATAACTTTACTCCCAATCTGTTTAAAAAGTTTTTCATTTAGCTCCGAATG
This genomic interval carries:
- a CDS encoding galactitol-1-phosphate 5-dehydrogenase, whose protein sequence is MKALVLEEYMQLNYRDFEEPEIESNEVLVQVKACGICGSDVHGMDGSTGRRKPPLVMGHEASGTIAKTGKDVSDWQVGDRVTFDSTIYQLEDWYTRKGRYNLSDNRKVLGVSPGEYRKHGAFAEYVSVPAHILYKIPDNVSFEQAAMVEPVAVAAHAVNISKIQPGASALVIGAGMVGMFVLNMLKIAGANPIIALDLDENKLELAKEFGATHTFNTSKPGISEKIKELTKTRGADFGFEVVGISETVNLCINNLRKGGTAVLVGNLKPEVTIPLQKVVTTELSLLGSCAINGEYELVLDLLASGKINVDKMISAKAPLSEGAFWFKRLYNKEPGLNKVILVP
- a CDS encoding Gfo/Idh/MocA family protein → MKTYRIAILGCGKVAHLHAKAVQNLKNAKLAGVWSRSKNTAEKFASEYKVPFYSEIEPLIKNEKIDLTIICTPHPFHLEPAKLAAKAGSHILVEKPLASTLEDSDEMIKTCKNAGVKLGVISQRRWYEPVKRVKDAIDAGKLGKPVFGTINMLGWRDEAYYEADEWRGTWKMEGGGVLVNQAPHQLDILLWYMGEIDEVYGLWRNLNHPYIEVEDTAVAIIKFKNGGIGNIIVSNSQKPGIYGKVHVHGENGASAGVQTDGGAMFIAGMSGIQEPPVNDIWSVPGEEKLMEKWKSEDSAFFNSVDPTIYYMERQIEDFIQAIENKREPLVTGEDGRRTVELFTAIYRSTRDNKPVKFPLHPEGEDDLDGRLKK
- a CDS encoding glycoside hydrolase family 95 protein → MKKSVIFLTAYLFVSCSTYFEPAEELNPSMGLWYNEAASEWTDALPVGNGRLGAMIYGGTTSDTIQFNEETLWSGQPHNYSHEGAYNYLGKIRQLLWDGKQAEAEQLANEHFMSEPFGQFCYQPFGKIFLNFPGHENPENYKRQIDLRNALSTVFYELDGVSFKRETFASNPDQAIIIHLEASKNGALNFAAGLNCPHENYSVSIENDQIILKGKANNYPNKLGRDGKPYPESKLIFEARLKVTNEGGGIVKDGKTLKVANARKATLYLVAATSFVNYSDISANPSEKCDSYLSNINGKSYEMLKSSHIEDYQKLFNRVELDLGSSEISKRPTDERLATFKADEDPSLVSLLYQYGRYLLISSSRPGTQPANLQGIWNDKIAPPWDSKYTININTEMNYWPAEMTNLSECTNPLIKMVTEIAQTGKNVAKEHYDMDGWVTHHNTDIWRGAAPINNSNHGIWPTGGAWLSQHLWWHYQFNGDKAFLGKTAYPVLKEASRFFAEYLVPDPQHPEWLISGPSNSPEQGGLVMGPTMDHQIIRELFANTIEAANILGVDNDFAKMLKEKRAKIAPNQIGQYGQLQEWLKDVDNPENEHRHVSHLWGLHPGSEIHPLTTPDFADACKVTLSQRGDGGTGWSRAWKINFWARLLDGDHSFLLLKNLMVPSKSKETNYEDRGGLYNNLFDAHPPFQIDGNFGATSGTTEMLLQSHLRDENGDFYQDLLPALPSALSSGKITGIKGKGGFEFTISWKDGSLVSAEIKSLLGNKLNLRYKGKIISKNTNEGESYTFTKENF
- a CDS encoding hybrid sensor histidine kinase/response regulator, producing MLKKILHIFYPALFIFGSAFQLYAQNIPANFSNIGVSDGMTSNWVTSLHRDSEGLMWIGTSRGLNRFDGYQITNFEANAEDSASLSNNFISVVAEDSESNLWVGTTFGLNIKNLHSRSFKRVSLFDYNAFGCNDVNNIESIFAAKNGDMYIGTHEGFFVYRKGNFEHHLIDSSLFSADVNNVISFAEDRTGKMWIGTFTTELIEYNPASGNYKSIPLPQLYKGKYVRGLHRLFIDSNNLLWIGGQAGMYVYDLVNDQWHSELNEKLFKQIGSKVISGIQEDENGIVWIATDGAGLYLYDKGEDSIQNILFKTGDTKNISTNGLHSLYIDNDNIVWVGTYKKGLDYYKQSSKKFRLIQNDPDNKNSLNLNDINCCIERSNGDIWIGTNGAGINVLDRKTGKFQFITVENTGINGLTSNVVVSLFEDHTKNMWIGTYYGGLNKYNPKTGEFTIYKHSVSDSTSISDDRIWYVTEDSNQNIWIGTLGGGLNLYDPGNDSFVRYDSENSNLSGNYVNHIASDHQKRLWISTSDGLSIYNPFEKNIDVYFNSFSDKIPINFGPVISSFEDSRGWHWLCSEQGLIKFDPESNHYLLLNQFKNLLPKSVKRILEDDQGNLWVSSSAGISRISFSNVINDSTFTTEIMNFDETDGLQGREFSEHASLKTNDGELIFAGVNGINIFKPNEIKPDLSTPKLVFTNLKIFNNPVSPGEVFDNRVILPSPVDAVDEIVLKYSENLFTIEFAALTYIHPEKNKYRYQLEGFNENWFETDGTANFATFTNLNNGDYILRVKGSNEDGTWNEEGISLNIKVLPPFWKTWYALLGYAVLFLLLLLGLRFMILNRERLKVELEMEREEAKRIHELDLMKLKFFTNISHEFRTPLSLILSPVEKLLPKFKNLPEEKYLEHIYQNAKKLMALINQLLDFRKMENQGLAFNPSWGNIVEFISSVVASFNDLSENKNIELRLVTNLREFNMMFDKEKLEKILYNLLSNAFKYTHVSGLVIVQLELEEIQNDMPAQTGANLIIKVKDNGIGIHPDNIGKIFNRFYQAENQDNFGSQGSGIGLALTKEYVTLHDGIIKVDSAQGIGTSFTVKLPIKNDGNISNHIFYGKTEEIKFSVNQKEPVLRREKIISEQNPVILIVEDNLDLRKYLKENLSDEYEIVEAENGKHALAQLNIKLPDIILSDIMMPVMDGIEFCKRVKSDKITSHIPFIFLTAKTSEQQKLEGLKSGADDYILKPFNLDILKAKIENLVQLKQNIRKVFNTKVEIEPKDISITSLDEKFMKKAFDIMEEQMGNPEFTVAEFSKEMAISRMQLYNKIVALTGSTPLEFIRILRLKRAARLLTRGQLNVSEVAYKTGFNDPKYFSVQFKKEFSISPSKYGKNSAGFSSQNFHTKDNLS